Within Leptospira limi, the genomic segment ACTCAAGAGTCTCTGGATCATTGTCTGGTTTGATTCCTTTTTCGTTCATCAAATCCACAGTTTTTTTTAAGAAAAAACCTGCTTTCGCTCGAAGGAAAATAAACTCATCTCCAGTAAATTTACCAGAAGAAGAAATTGAAAAAATGGTATCAGTGATTTCCTGTTTTGCCAAAAAATCCACTTGTTTCGATAGAATCAATTTCTCTGCTTCAAATAACAATGTGGAGAGGTATTGTTTTGGCGGAACCGAGCGCACCACAGAACGTTTGATAAATCCGGAAAGTCCATCTTGGAGTTTGACTGGAATCCAATCTTCTTTGGGACTTTCCAATGAATTTTGATCATACGTAACAGGTTCACCAAATTTTAGTTTTCGCAGTACATCACTTTTCCCGTCTGCAAAGAGATGTAAATTGAGACCAATCACTGGGATGACAATTTCAGAATGGTTGTCCCTTTTAAAAAGTTCGGATGGATTGGTCTGTTTTGGTTTTTCAAGAAACGTTGGAGCAGAAAAAAGAGAAGTTTCGCCGAGTAGAGCAACTAACAAAACAAAGCTGATTTTTTTTAGAATTCCAAATGAAAGACTAGTACCAAAACTTCGCATTTTGTATCCAATAGACAAGATTCGAAATCGATTTGAACTAAGTCCGATTGTCCCTTTACAAAATAGTTTCAGTAAAGGGACAGGTTTCATCTTACTTCTGTAAATCCTCAACCATTTGTTTGATGCGAGCGACACCCTTTTCGATGTCTTTATCACCTAACGCATAAGACAAACGAATTGCTTTGTCATCTCCAAAGGCAATCCCAGGCACTGCTGCCACATTGTATTTGTCGAGAAGGACATCACAAAAAAGTTTCGAAAGAGAGGTTTCTTTTTTTTCAGCAAGCAGTCGTTTGAATCCAGGCAATTCATACACGCCAGTGATGTAAGGGAATGCATAAAATGCACCCTCAGGCATACGGCATTCCACACCAGGGATCTCACGTAAAAGTCCCACGATGAGTTTACGACGTTTGTCAAAAGCCTTGAGCATTTCTGCAACAGGTGTTTGGTCTCCAGTGAGGGCCGCTTCCGCAGCTGCCTGTGAAATAGAAGATGCGTTACTTGTGGATTGCCCTTGCATGGTATCCATGTTTTTCACAATCTCTGCATTCCCTGCCCCGTATCCAATCCTCCAACCCGTCATCGAGTAAGCTTTTGATACACCATTGATGACAAAGGTTTTTTCCTTCATCTTGTCGGAAATCATCGCAGGGTTTACAAATTCCAATCCATCATAAATGATTTTTTCGTAAATATCATCGGATACCGTAAGGATGTCTTTTGGTTCCAAAACCTTCACAAGTGCTTCCACATCCGAACGAGTGTAAGCTGCTCCTGTTGGATTGGATGGGGAATTAAAAATAAACACTTTTGTTTTTGGAGTGATGGCTTTTTCCAATTGGTCAGCTGTGATTTTAAATCCACTGGAAATATCCGTTGGTACAATCACAGGAGTTCCTTCTGCCAAACGTACGATATCCGCATAACTCACCCAATATGGTGCAGGGATAATCACCTCATCTCCAGGATTGAGAGTCGCCATAAAAAAATTATAGAGAACTTGTTTTCCACCCGTTCCTACAATGATTTGATTTTTTTCGTACTTTAATCCGTTTTCGGATTCAAACTTCTTGATAATGGCATCTTTCAGAGAAACGGTTCCACTCACGGGAGTGTATTTGGTTTTCCCTTGTTCCATTGCTTTTTTAGCAGCTTCTTTGATATGAGTTGGTGTATCAAAATCAGGTTCCCCTGCTCCGAATCCAACCACATCAAGTCCACTCGCTTTCAATTGATTGGCTTTAGCCGTGATTGCGAGAGTGGGAGAAGGTTCTACGACATCGAGTCGTTTTGCTACAAGTTTCATTTTGTCCTCTATTTCGTGAGTGATTCTTCTGGCACTGTTTCTTTGAACTGATCCAAAGTATAGATTTCGTATTCATACCCTTGTTCGGTGAGGAAGAGTTGTCTGTTTTGACCAAACCTTTCTTCGTTGGTATCACGCGAAATCAGTGAGTAAAAAATTGCTGTGTTATCTTGTGATTTCGGACGAAGGATACGTCCTAATCGCTGTGCTTCCTCTTGTCTTGATCCAAACGTTCCCGAAACCTGAATGGCAATGTTTGCATCTGGTAAGTCGATGGAAAAGTTTGCCACCTTTGATACGACAAGTTGTTTGATTTGACCCGTACGGAACGCTTGGTAGAGTTCTTGTCTTTCAGGTAGTGGAGTTTTTCCCGTAATCAAAGGAATTTTGAAGGTTTGGGAAATCTCTTCTAACTGATTGATGTACTGTCCAATCACCAAAATGTTATTAGTAGAGTGTTTCTTTAAAATATAACTGATCGCACGAAGTTTTTCTGGGTTTTCTGAAGCCAATCGGAATTTCTCACGATCATCCGCCACAGAGTATTTCATACGAAGGTCATCTTCCATAGGAACACGGATTTCCACACAATTAGCTTCCGCAATCCAAGACTTCGCTTCGAGTTCTTTCCAAGGTACATCGTATTTTTTAGGTCCAATGAGGGAGAACACATCTTCCTCGAGTCCATCTTCTCGAACAAGCGTAGCTGTCAAACCTAACCTTCGTTTGGCTTGGAGTTCCGATGTCATACGGAAAACTGGAGCCGGCAATAAATGCACCTCATCATACACAATGAGTCCCCAGTTGTTAGCACTAAAGATATGAAAGTGAGTAAAGTCCCCACCTTTTTTCTTTCTATGAGTTAAGATATTATACGTTGCAATGGTAATCGGTTTGATTTCTTTCATCTCACCCGAATACTCACCAATGTCTGACTCAGGGATATCCGTTTTGTCTAAAATTTCATTTCTCCACTGGCGAATGGACAAAGTGTTCGTTACAAGAATGAGAGTTTCCGCACCAACAATTTGCATGACCCCCATACCCACGATGGTTTTACCCGCACCGCAAGGTAATACCACAACACCAGACCCACCTTCGTTTCGTCCACCAGCATGGAAAGCTTCTACAGAAGCTCTTTGGTAATCCCGCATTCCAAATTTAATTCCACTGATGGTAACAGGACGTAAGTTAAATGGGTATTTATTTCCTTCATCGTAACCCGCAAGGTCTTCCACTGGAAAACCAATTTTAATTAACGCTTGTTTGATGTGACCACGGTATTCTTTTTTGATTCGAATTTTATCACCTTCCATTCCATCCACAAAGGGTTGGACGGCACGGTTGTTTGCGATTTCTGTGATAAATCCTTTTTCGTTAGAGATGATGTACAACTCTCCCGATTCTTCTTTTACCAATTTTACTTTTCCATAACGCGAGATTTGTTCTCTCACTTCGTTCATCACGTTTTTGGGTACGGAGTAACGAGCAAATTTAGTAAGGCCTTCAATGATTTCATCAGCTGTCATTTTGATAGAAGCAGCATTCCACAATGAAAGTGGAGAAATACGGTAGGTATGCATGTATTCAGGGCTTTTTTCGAGCTCGGCAAACTTGGCAATGAGGTCCCGACAGGCTTCAAATTCTGGGTTATCAACCTCTAGAAGCATTGTTTTGTCACTTTGTACGGTGAGTGGCTTGGTCATGGTATTCCCTCTCAATTTAACCAGGCTGGGGAGAGAAACCGCCCTGTCAACCCATTTGATTTTAAGAGATTTTGGATGCATTTTTCCGCCATTTTTAGGGCAAAACCAAAAAGAATGAACAAAAACAAACCAACTACCGTCTAAGATATGTTATTCTATATTCCAAAAATTGATTGAATTTTCGTGATAGGTTTTGGCGTTCCCACTTTTTTTGCAATGGATATTGGTTTGCAAAAAGGGTCAGGCTCACTCCGGGGTTCGCTTTCGCTCCCGTCATTTCTCTCGCCTAACGGCGAACAGAAATGACCAAGCCCTGCGGATCCTTAACGCGTAAGATAAGATTCTAAAATGGACTCGGTGGCCGAATCCAAATGCATACGATCTGTCAGATACTTTCGAAATTCCCTTGCACCTCTTTCCCCGTGATACAATCCTAAAATATGGCGAAGCACATGATGGACCTTGCCGCCATTTTCACGAACACATCGTACATAAGGAATCATAGATTCCAAAACAGATTCTCTTGTTTGCGGAGTTTCCTTTGATCCAAAATAAAAAGAATCTACAGTAGAAAATAAAAACGGATGATCATAAGCCGCACGTCCAATCATTACACCATCTACTTTTGTTAGGTGCTCCCTGATATCTTCATGTGACTTGATCCCCCCATTGATGGTAATGGAAAGATCAGGAAAATCTGTTTTCAGTTGGTAAACATCTTCATACCGCAGTGGAGGAACCGTTCGGTTTTCTTTGGGAGAAAGTCCTTCGAGGATTGCAATCCTTGCATGAACGATACAATGGTCCACACCTGCTTCTTTGATTTTAGAAACAAAATTGTGTAGGTCTTCGTAACTTTCCTTTCCATTTACACCAATTCGATGTTTGACAGTCACTGGAATTTTCACCTTCGCTTTACAAGCGGAAACCATCTCTGCCACAAGGTTTGGTTCTTTCATGAGGCAAGCCCCAAAACTTCCACTTTGGACTCTATCAGAAGGGCAACCCACATTCAAATTGATTTCATCATACCCATAATCTTCCCCAATTTTTGCACATTCCGCAAGAGCCGCTGGTGAATCTCCCCCTAACTGGAGAGCAATGGGATGTTCTTCTTTTGAAAAATCTAAGTGTCGATGGTTATCTTTTCCCCGTAGGATGGCACCTGTTGTCACCATCTCCGTATAGAGTAACGCATGTTTGGAGATAAGTCGCAGAAAAAAGCGGTAATGTCGGTCCGTCCAGTCCATCATCGGAGCAACAGAAATGCGGTGCGATGGGACTGAACTTGGCAAAAAGATTCTCCTATGCTTCTTGTGGGTGTTCCTCTCTGGATGGAAGGCTTAGAACCGAAGCAATTTCTGTCGGAACCCCTCTATGGATTTCTTCAGAAGCAATTACTGCAAAGTTCCTTGGGGGTAGTTCCTTTGTCAAAAAGAATGCAAAGGCTTGTCTTAAGTACCTGGAAACAACAAAGATAAGGAAACGATTTTCATCCAATGCTTTCTGTAATTCATTATAAACCGATTCTAAGATCCTCACTCTGATATCATGAGGAAGGATGATGAGTTTACTACCATCGGTTTCATCGAGTGTGATACTTTTGTTCATACGATCAATGATCCTTGGATCAATGGTTACCACATGTAACTTCCCATCTGGAGAAAGGAAATCATTGATGATTTGGCGAGAAAGCGCCTGCCTAACATGTTCTGCTAAATCAAAAGGATTATTTGTACGAGGGAGATGGTTTGCAATTGCATCCATAATTTTGGGAAGGTTCTTAATGGACAAACCTTCTGCCAAAAGATTTTGCAAAGTCTGTTGGATGATCCCAAGTCTTCCTTGTTTGTCATAATCCAATTCACCCACAAGTGTAGGATGAGTTTGGCGTAAATGTTCGAGAAGTGCTTTTACTTCCTCTCTTCCAAGAAGTTGAGATGCATAATTGGAAATGAGTTCTTTTAAGTGAGTGATGATCACAGTGGAAGGATCCACCACAGAATACCCCTTGTTTTCCACTTCAATTTTATCATTTGGATCAATCCAAGTAGCTTTTAAACCAAACGCCGGTTCCGTGAAAGGTTCTCCGACAATTGGTTCCAAGTTACGAGAAGTATTGTTCATCGCCATAAGCCTATCTGCTTTAACGATCGCCTGCCCTACTACGACACCATTGATACGTATGCTATAATTATCGTGAGGGATCTCTAAATTATCAATGATACGTATCGCGGGGATCACAAGTCCAAAATCAATGGCGAATTTTTTACGAGTATTGGCAATTTGTTCGAGTAAATGCCCACCGGAAGAGGCATCCACTAACGGCAGTAAATCGCGTCCAAGTTCCACCTGTATGGCTTCGACAGAAATTTCTTTGATGTAATTTTCTGGTTTTTTCTCTTGGACTTTTTCTTGGGAAACAGTTTCGATTTTTTTGATTTCTTCTTTGGCAACTTGTTCGATCGAATACCCTAAGTATCCAATGGCTCCAGACAAAAAGAGAAGTGAGAAAAAAGGAAGCCCAGGGATGAGACTTGCCATCCCAAGTGCACCTGCAACTACATATAAAGTTTTGGCATTCCCAAAAAGTTGGTCTTTGATCTCTACGGTTAGTTTTTTTTCGGAACTAGATCTTGTGACAATGATACCAGTTGCGGTTGTAGAAAGTAGACCTGGGATCTGGGAAACAAGTCCATCTCCAATTGTAAACTTCCCATACGTTTCAATCGACGCAAGGAAGGATTCCCCACGAATTGTAGAACCAATGAGAATCCCACCTATCAGGTTAATGGCGGTTATGATAAGCCCTGCTCTCACATCCCCTTGTACGAATTTGGATGCTCCATCCATGGCCCCGTAAAAGTCCACTTCGCGTTGGACTTTTTTTCGTTTTACCTTAGCTTCCGCTTCCGTGATCGCACCACTGTTGAGTTCCATATCAATGGACATTTGTTTTTGTGGTAATCCATCGAGTGTAAACCTTGCTGCCACTTCCGAGATCCGAGTTGCACCTTTTGTGATTACTAACACCTGTACGATGGTGAGGATGATAAAGATAATTAGACCTACTACATACTTTCCTAGACCTGATTCTCCACCTACCACAAAGGTTCCAAATGCTTCGATCACACTCGAATTCATTGCAGGCCCTTTGGAAAGAATCTGTCTAGTTGTCGATACGTTGAGTGCTAAACGAAAGAGTGTGGTGATAAGGAGTAAACTTGGGAAAATCGAAAACTCACTCGGTTCTGTAACCGATAATGCTGTCATTAGAATAAGGAGCCCAAGTCCTATACTCACAACAATCAGGATATCCAAAACAAATCCAGGGAGTGGGACAATTAACATCCCAAGGATCATTAAGGTTCCTACACCTAACACAACATCGGATTGTTTTAATATATCTCTAAAGTTCATATGGTTATGCCATTCCTACTTTTTTTTTGAACTTCTCAAGAGTGATGAGGATTTGCACCACAGCTTGGAAGAATTCTTGTGGGATTTCTTCTCCCACTTCAACTTGTGCATACAAAAGTCGTGCTTGTTTCGGACTTTCGATAATTGGGACATCATTTTCACGGGCTATTCTTCGTATTTCTAGTGCTAGGCGGTTTTCACCTTTTGCGATCACACGAGGTGCAGAATCTCTGCCCATTTCATAAGATAATGCTACTGAATAATGAGTTGGGTTTGTGATCACCACATCAGCTTTTGGAACTTCTCGCAACATATTCCCTTGCATCATGTCGCGCGCGAGTTGCATCCTGCGGTTTTTCATCACAGGGTCCCCGGAATCTTCTTTCATCTCTCGTTTGGCTTCCGAAGGAGTTTGTTTTAAGGATTCTTCAAACTCTGATTTTTGAAAAAAGA encodes:
- a CDS encoding SH3 domain-containing protein, with the translated sequence MKPVPLLKLFCKGTIGLSSNRFRILSIGYKMRSFGTSLSFGILKKISFVLLVALLGETSLFSAPTFLEKPKQTNPSELFKRDNHSEIVIPVIGLNLHLFADGKSDVLRKLKFGEPVTYDQNSLESPKEDWIPVKLQDGLSGFIKRSVVRSVPPKQYLSTLLFEAEKLILSKQVDFLAKQEITDTIFSISSSGKFTGDEFIFLRAKAGFFLKKTVDLMNEKGIKPDNDPETLEFLKRHQTKLLYDYSSGNYYVDSNYFWKLLESYPKTKHSDYAGYLATESIPIVDCGVDLRCRLEEIRKGKLRYVYLFPTGNYVTLYTKEIVKSLSSMTKDPDSIPCFSPVSEGIKSEINQMFRYASEIGPREKKQILPHLQILKKECFH
- a CDS encoding pyridoxal phosphate-dependent aminotransferase, with the translated sequence MKLVAKRLDVVEPSPTLAITAKANQLKASGLDVVGFGAGEPDFDTPTHIKEAAKKAMEQGKTKYTPVSGTVSLKDAIIKKFESENGLKYEKNQIIVGTGGKQVLYNFFMATLNPGDEVIIPAPYWVSYADIVRLAEGTPVIVPTDISSGFKITADQLEKAITPKTKVFIFNSPSNPTGAAYTRSDVEALVKVLEPKDILTVSDDIYEKIIYDGLEFVNPAMISDKMKEKTFVINGVSKAYSMTGWRIGYGAGNAEIVKNMDTMQGQSTSNASSISQAAAEAALTGDQTPVAEMLKAFDKRRKLIVGLLREIPGVECRMPEGAFYAFPYITGVYELPGFKRLLAEKKETSLSKLFCDVLLDKYNVAAVPGIAFGDDKAIRLSYALGDKDIEKGVARIKQMVEDLQK
- a CDS encoding DNA repair helicase XPB, whose amino-acid sequence is MTKPLTVQSDKTMLLEVDNPEFEACRDLIAKFAELEKSPEYMHTYRISPLSLWNAASIKMTADEIIEGLTKFARYSVPKNVMNEVREQISRYGKVKLVKEESGELYIISNEKGFITEIANNRAVQPFVDGMEGDKIRIKKEYRGHIKQALIKIGFPVEDLAGYDEGNKYPFNLRPVTISGIKFGMRDYQRASVEAFHAGGRNEGGSGVVVLPCGAGKTIVGMGVMQIVGAETLILVTNTLSIRQWRNEILDKTDIPESDIGEYSGEMKEIKPITIATYNILTHRKKKGGDFTHFHIFSANNWGLIVYDEVHLLPAPVFRMTSELQAKRRLGLTATLVREDGLEEDVFSLIGPKKYDVPWKELEAKSWIAEANCVEIRVPMEDDLRMKYSVADDREKFRLASENPEKLRAISYILKKHSTNNILVIGQYINQLEEISQTFKIPLITGKTPLPERQELYQAFRTGQIKQLVVSKVANFSIDLPDANIAIQVSGTFGSRQEEAQRLGRILRPKSQDNTAIFYSLISRDTNEERFGQNRQLFLTEQGYEYEIYTLDQFKETVPEESLTK
- the dusA gene encoding tRNA dihydrouridine(20/20a) synthase DusA, which codes for MPSSVPSHRISVAPMMDWTDRHYRFFLRLISKHALLYTEMVTTGAILRGKDNHRHLDFSKEEHPIALQLGGDSPAALAECAKIGEDYGYDEINLNVGCPSDRVQSGSFGACLMKEPNLVAEMVSACKAKVKIPVTVKHRIGVNGKESYEDLHNFVSKIKEAGVDHCIVHARIAILEGLSPKENRTVPPLRYEDVYQLKTDFPDLSITINGGIKSHEDIREHLTKVDGVMIGRAAYDHPFLFSTVDSFYFGSKETPQTRESVLESMIPYVRCVRENGGKVHHVLRHILGLYHGERGAREFRKYLTDRMHLDSATESILESYLTR
- a CDS encoding flagellar biosynthesis protein FlhA, whose amino-acid sequence is MNFRDILKQSDVVLGVGTLMILGMLIVPLPGFVLDILIVVSIGLGLLILMTALSVTEPSEFSIFPSLLLITTLFRLALNVSTTRQILSKGPAMNSSVIEAFGTFVVGGESGLGKYVVGLIIFIILTIVQVLVITKGATRISEVAARFTLDGLPQKQMSIDMELNSGAITEAEAKVKRKKVQREVDFYGAMDGASKFVQGDVRAGLIITAINLIGGILIGSTIRGESFLASIETYGKFTIGDGLVSQIPGLLSTTATGIIVTRSSSEKKLTVEIKDQLFGNAKTLYVVAGALGMASLIPGLPFFSLLFLSGAIGYLGYSIEQVAKEEIKKIETVSQEKVQEKKPENYIKEISVEAIQVELGRDLLPLVDASSGGHLLEQIANTRKKFAIDFGLVIPAIRIIDNLEIPHDNYSIRINGVVVGQAIVKADRLMAMNNTSRNLEPIVGEPFTEPAFGLKATWIDPNDKIEVENKGYSVVDPSTVIITHLKELISNYASQLLGREEVKALLEHLRQTHPTLVGELDYDKQGRLGIIQQTLQNLLAEGLSIKNLPKIMDAIANHLPRTNNPFDLAEHVRQALSRQIINDFLSPDGKLHVVTIDPRIIDRMNKSITLDETDGSKLIILPHDIRVRILESVYNELQKALDENRFLIFVVSRYLRQAFAFFLTKELPPRNFAVIASEEIHRGVPTEIASVLSLPSREEHPQEA